From Archaeoglobus sulfaticallidus PM70-1:
TATTAATTGAATATTTCAAAGGAAATCCCAAAGCCGTTGAAATCTTTGAGAATTTGAAGACCTCTCCAGTAGCTCTTTTGATAAATCCCATTGTATTTAGTGAAGTCAGCTACCTGTTTTTGAGATATTCTACCAAGAAGAGCCGTTTTGATTTTACACCTGAAGTTGTTAAGAGCTCAAAAATAGAGACTCTTTTCGTTTTACTGAACTCCTTTGGAATACTTGACCTTACAAAGGAAATAGTGATTCTTGCAGAAAATATCATGGTTAAGTACGGTTTGCTGCCAAACGATGCTCTAATTCTGGCGACGTGTAAATTTTACGGGATTAAATATCTGATCTCTCTCGATGGAGATTTCAAAGAACCATGCGTGAAGGAGGGAATAGAACTTATAGAGAGTGCTGAAAAACTTAAATTAATTGAATAGACTGCACAACTCTCGAAAATCAATGGAAGACGAATTCTTAAATAATTTCATGCAAATAATTTGTTCAGGTGTTGATAATGGTGAAGTTACAATCAGGCTCAAAATTCCAGAGGAGATTCTGAAGCAGGTTGATTTGAATAAAGTGGTTGAAAGACTTGAAAAAGAGATTATGCTCGAATACAATCTGAAAAAGCTCCACGGCAAATTAAGGGGTAAAAACCTTGAGAAGTTGCTTGAAGAGATAGAAGACGAATGGGGGATTTGAAGGCTTTTGTCGATAGCAATAATAAACCACCTCGAAGGCGAAATGGATTTATCCATAATTAAGGATAAGTTCATGCTTTGCTCCAATGCCATTTTCACTGAGGCATTAATGGTTTATCTCAATGCAACAGGAAAAAGAGCTATGAGCTGAAGAAAAAATAATTCTTGAAGAACTTATTCATGCTCTTTTAGATTTTTGAGAAAGATTTTTTGAGGAGCTGGAAATTAACAGCAGGAATTTAGCTTATGGGTTCATAAAAAAATGGATCGCTATCAAACGAAGCTTTAATTTTATCAACATGTGGGTTTTACGGGATTAAATACCTGATACCTGATTTCCTTCGATAGCGATAAAAAAAGCCCTGCAAGACCTCTTCAAAACGATGCTCCACAAGCTGATGACTGCACGGATAAGGGTTAAAGACTCGAAGTTCCAGCAGAAAAGCTTGAAACGCTGAACATAGCTTTGCTGATAGAGGCCTAAAGTATTTAAATGTATAAAGGCAAGAATAACTCAATGAACGAAATCTCAGTACAGATACCTCAGGAACTCGCCAGAATCCTTGGAGTTAAAGCGAGTGAGCTTCCAAAAGTCGTAAGGCTGTACCTTGCTATAGAGCTTTACCGTGAGGGTAAGGTCAGCCTCGGAAAAGCTTCCGAAATAGCGGGGCTGAGCAAGTGGGAGATGATGGAAATTCTTGCATCTAAAGGCATATCATTGCAGTACGATGAGGAAGATTTGAAGGAAGATATTGAAGTCCTTGAGAGTCTATGATTGTTGTATCTAACTCAAGTCCTCTTATTACTCTTGCAAAGATAGGAAAACTGAGCACTCTAAAGGAGCTTTTTGGAGAAATCATTATTCCAAAGGCAGTTTGGGTTGAAGTTGTTGAAAAGGGAAGAGGAAAGCCTGGGGCTGAAGAGGTTGAAAAGGCAGAATGGATTAAAGTGATTGAGGTCAAAGACAGGCTTGGCGTTGAAATTCTGAGAAGTGAAATCGAGACTGGAGAAGCTGAGGCGATAGTTCTTGCGAAAGTGCTCGATGCAGATCTTCTTCTGATGGATGAGAAAATTCCAAGGCTCATAGCAAAATCCCTCAATATTAAGGTTGCTGGTAGCCTTGCAGTCATCTATATTGCAAAGAAAAAGGGAATAATCAAAGAAGATTTTGATGAAATTGTTAAGATACTCAGGCTTAAAGGTATCAGATTCAGCGATGAGGTTGTTAGAAAGCTGAAGGAGCTGTATGGATAGTGCATCAGTATGGGTTCGAGAATATTTTGTTTACAAATCCGCATTTTCGAAATTAATTGAAAACGCCGACTTAATTGATGGGAACATTACAGTCCTCGGAAAGACCCAAAAACCCCTAGAAGTTCTAAAATCGAACCAGAAGATTTTTAAATTTTAAATTGATAATAGCTCTGGTGATAAATATGAAGCCTGTTGAAGTTGCGGAAAACATTTACTGGGTTGGAGCCATAGACTGGGATGAGCGGGACTTTCACAACTTTGAAATCGATAGGGGTGCGACGTACAATGCATATCTAATTCTGGATGATAAAATCGCCCTTGTGGATACTGTTAAGCACAAATTCTACGGCGAGATGATGGAAAGAATAAAAAAGCTCATAGATCCATCACAGATCGATTACATCATCGCGAATCATGTTGAAACGGATCATTCTGGTAGCTTAGCCGATATAAAGAGAGTGGCTAAGGATGCCGTGGTTGTCTGCACGAAAAGAGGTATGGAGGGAATATCCAAGCACTTCAACACGAATGGATGGGACTTCAATGTTGTGAAGAGTGGAGACGAGCTAAAGCTTGGAAAGAAAACCCTGATGTTTCTTGAGATGACTATGCTCCACTGGCCTGACAGCATGGCGACCTATGTGAAGGAGGATGAACTGCTGCTGTCGAACGATGCCTTCGGGCAGCACATCGCGAGCGAGGAGAGGTTCGATGAAGAGATTGGAGTGGAGGAGGCAATAAGGAGGGCGAAGATATACTAT
This genomic window contains:
- a CDS encoding type II toxin-antitoxin system VapC family toxin, coding for MSRVLIDSSLLIEYFKGNPKAVEIFENLKTSPVALLINPIVFSEVSYLFLRYSTKKSRFDFTPEVVKSSKIETLFVLLNSFGILDLTKEIVILAENIMVKYGLLPNDALILATCKFYGIKYLISLDGDFKEPCVKEGIELIESAEKLKLIE
- a CDS encoding UPF0175 family protein encodes the protein MNEISVQIPQELARILGVKASELPKVVRLYLAIELYREGKVSLGKASEIAGLSKWEMMEILASKGISLQYDEEDLKEDIEVLESL
- a CDS encoding DUF3368 domain-containing protein, with protein sequence MIVVSNSSPLITLAKIGKLSTLKELFGEIIIPKAVWVEVVEKGRGKPGAEEVEKAEWIKVIEVKDRLGVEILRSEIETGEAEAIVLAKVLDADLLLMDEKIPRLIAKSLNIKVAGSLAVIYIAKKKGIIKEDFDEIVKILRLKGIRFSDEVVRKLKELYG